GCtaccccctccccatcccataaaacagaaaaaaaattattcccTAGGATCCACAGCAAGGCCAAGTTCTCCAGGCTGCCTGATCCTCCTCCTGTGATGTCACTTTGCTTTACTGGAGAACGAAGGATGGATTAAGGAGTCAATCGTGCCGTCACAGGTAAACTATCTCCAGCATTCTATGCGAATGATAGTTGCTCACTATGGAAAGGGGTGCTATATCAATGAGGGCAGAGTTTCAAACTGAAATGttgcacatagaaacatagaatgtgacggcagataagaaccattcagcccatgaagtctgcccaattttctaaatactttcattagtcccttgccTTATCTTATCTCATTTACCAGTCCAGTCCGTGACTGGACTGGTAAATGTCTTGGAGTCGTATAGAGGGAGAGACAGAGTGATGCGAACATTATGCTATAGCTGCCAACTGTTCGGTGGAGTCATGACGCAGAAGAATGGAGAGAAGAAGAATTGGGAAAGAAGCCTCCTTATTGTGGCTTCTCAGCTTAGCCTCTGCCGAACAGTACTGCGTTTATTTGATGATCTGGCCATGCTAGCTTACTCAATGAAGTATGGTCTGGGGAAAAGGGAAGAGGACTGTCTTGTCCGCTGGATATCGGTCATTGGTAACATTGCTGACCAGCTCTACTACCCTTGTGAGCACATGGCATGGGCTGCAGATGCTGGTGTTATCCGCATGAAATCTGATAAGTGGTGGACAGCCAGTACTGCACTTTGTGGCCTCTCTCTTTTTTTAGGAATTCTACGATCTTTCAGAATTTTACTCAAGCTCACAAGACACAGAGAAAAGCACCATAAAGCTCCAAAAAGAGGTACCCAGTATCCTGCATTTCGGTAACAGGAAGAATCTTCCAAAAACCAGAGGAGAAATAAAATCCCAGATAAGCTGCTTAtccgctgcacatacagactacaAGTGAAGTGTTGCACATACATGACCAATTTAAAACACTCAAGTGGTCGTGTTGCTTGGAGTAATAATTTAACCGCTAGATTGAAACAAGCATTTTAGTGTAGTGGGAACTCCTTCGTATTTATGCAGATAGCACATTTTCCACATTTCTTTCTGTGAAGGAGCCCTGATAATAGCAATAAAGCTCTGCATTATTCTTTTGCCTGTGCAGCTTTTAAATCCCAAGAACTGTGTTTCTCCCTTCACACAAGGCATACATCCACTGGCGGAactgcaggggtcgcagctgccctGTGGACCCCCTGTGACCGCAAGCATTTTGGTGCAACTCGGAAAAACTGCCGGGCCGCATTGAAGGAGCTCATCGGTTGGCAATGGATTTCCTGGGGCCCAGTCATCACTGCTCAgttttaagagcgcgaccgggccccagtgatgtcagagctgggaggaagctgTCAATTCCTCCCAGCCAACAGAGCGCCGggcaggaggagaggagggagtcagagtgggagctctgactcccatcagcatgaggcagccactggaccccagggaagtcactaaATATgtttaagtttgtgtgtgtgtgtgagatagagaatgtctgtatcagtatttatgggtgtgtgtgtgtttctgtatgtgtatctgtttgcctacatgtgtgcctgtatgtgtatctgaatgtttgtcattaagtgtgtatgtgtatctgcatgcatgtctttatgtgtatctgtctgtatgtgtatctgcttttctgcatatgtgtatctgtacgtCTATgcgtatgtgtctgcatgtgtatttgcccctatgtatgtgtgtcgctgtttatatctgtatgagtgccattctgtgtatgtgcaactgcatgtgtgtctgtgtctatgtctgtctgtctgtgtatccgcatgtgtgtcagtgtttgtatctgtagaagtgtcattctgtgtgtcggtgtattagcatgtgtgtccgtgtatgtatctgtatgtgttatacaaatggagggggggggggcgaggagGTGCATGTGGAGGCCCTAGGCCACTTTTCGCACCGGGACCCTGTGGTTTCTACTTACGGGGAAATGTGTATAACACTATATGACTGGATTTTAAAAATTGTTAGTGTTTGGGCCATTAACCTACACCACTACCTTCTGTTCTATCCACAGCACCGTGGTAGGGGTTCTATCTTGTAAAATAGAGTCAGCTATGGGACTATAATTAAAAAAGTCATGCATGTTGTCATAGTTTTGGCACAGGATCAACGGGGTTTACCTGAATTGCTTTTGTAACCTGAATTCTCTGTCTTTTTTGTTGTGTTTGGCATTTTTTTCTGTTCTGGCAGGAAGGAAAACCCCTTTGATTACAGAGCATTGCTGTGTCTGCATGACAACACCTTCACAGAGACCCCCCATGCTGTGCCTAAAGACAATAATAAAACATTCAGGGCCTTATAATATAAGAATCATGTTCTTAGATCAAATAGGAGTCCACATCACTAATCTACACACCCAGCACACGTGACTTAAAACACTATACTGTCAGGGGTACTGGCGATTCGGATCACCCTAACCTAATCCTAAAAGAGCTTGATCACTACCCGGGCTAGTGGCTGCCCAGAGAGCGCTCTCTCTGGTGCTACCTGAGTGGAGATATccaccagagagagagacacgagccAGCAAAGAATCCCTGGAACTGTGAGTGGGCCTCACCGCCACAGAGTCCCGCTGGCTGCCTGGAAGTCCGTACCGGCCAATGGGAGAAGGGCTACCATTCAAAATCGGTTTGCATCTTTTCTCCCGATTGGCCGGCAAAACACCTCCCGTCCCTGAGCGCTGATTGGCGCAAATTGTTTTCGCACCCTTTCTCCCGATTGGGCGGCAAAACTCCTCTCTCCTCCCTGAGCACTGATTGGCGCAAACGTGTTTCGCTTCGTGTTTCGTTTGGAGACCCCTTGTTGTACCAATAAAGCATTGTCAGTTGTACCCCAGAGCTGTgtatcgtccagttactgggggaatgggtgtCTAGGTCCTTTAAGTGGTTCCTGAGCGGGCTGAAGGAAGATATTAGCGGAAGTAATcggtcgggttacccgtggtccggtACAGCCACTGCACAGCAAAACACAGCTCTgtaccaatcagtatctcctcatagagatgcattgaatcactgcatctctatggggagtgttcagcgtCTACCACGCCCCTTTTGACATCACAGGGGTTGCATTCGGTCCAATCACAGGGCCTGTTTAAGTTTCTTAAAGAAATGTTTCAGTCTTCAATGTACATCAACAGTTTGTGGTTCATGAAGAGAGAATGTGTCACACTGCTTTTCACTTAGGTTATCAAATCCCCCTCACGTGCAAGACGTACCTCTAAAACTTACTACAACATTCCTGCACAATTTACACACTGTGTTTTCACATTTTCCCTATTTAAAGATGTTTGTTTATTAAACACTCATTTCAATAATATCTAAACCCTGCGAATTATATTTCTCCTGTTCTTACATATGGTGCTCATTTTCTAAAAAAACAGGATTTATCTCTTGCATTTCACATGTTCAATTACCTACTAAATTGCAGATTTAGTGCTCCAATAATACActctattgttgttgtttttttgtctatCAAAATGAGTTTTTAATTCCCTGTATTTACTTAATGTAATCAGAGACcgagaatttgttggcactatagaaATGCTAAGAACACTTATTCCATCAGTGTTCCCCACAGTTACCAAAATGTTAATGACTCCTAGCTATAGTATCTCAGAGCTCACATTAGCTTTGGACTTTGCAGATCCAGCAAAAGTATACCGCACACTCATGTGCCAATCATTTTAGCAGTTAAAGAATTACTCAGTAAAATTCATTCACACTGTGAAGCAGAGAGTAGCAAGTTCCTATGAATTATGACCTTtttcaatttacatttttatcatGCAACCGAAGCAAGAATGTACAAATTAAAGCATATTCAAAATAATCTTAACTAAAAATGCCTTTGCGCAATTTTTAaagggtaaagaaaaaaaaataga
This region of Pelobates fuscus isolate aPelFus1 chromosome 2, aPelFus1.pri, whole genome shotgun sequence genomic DNA includes:
- the LOC134586193 gene encoding peroxisomal membrane protein 11C-like, yielding MAPMYANVYMYIFEMTYILPVYDDKIMNFFRFIDDLLIIWTVPCLILSHLPVQSVTGLVNVLESYRGRDRVMRTLCYSCQLFGGVMTQKNGEKKNWERSLLIVASQLSLCRTVLRLFDDLAMLAYSMKYGLGKREEDCLVRWISVIGNIADQLYYPCEHMAWAADAGVIRMKSDKWWTASTALCGLSLFLGILRSFRILLKLTRHREKHHKAPKRGTQYPAFR